The following nucleotide sequence is from Halorussus caseinilyticus.
CGTCGGGTTCTCGATAGACCTGCCGAGACTGTCGATTGCCGCGAAGTCGATTTTGGCCGACCAGTAGTGGTGGCGCTCGGGCAGGACTTCGAGGAGGGCCGGCTTGCCGAGGTCTTCCACGAGCGACTCGACCCACGCCTCGTTGTCGTCGTAGAACTCGCTGGTCACGCGAATCGCGGGTTCGTAGTTCAGGCCGAGGTCGTCGCCGGTCCGCAGGGCGAGTTTGGCCTGCGCCCGGAGTTCTTCCTTGGCCCGTCCGAGGTCGCGGGTCGCGGTGTGCATGTCGGGCATGGTGAACGCGCGCTGGCGCTTCAGGCCCACGACCTCGCCGCGTTGCTCGCGTCGGAACGAGTAGGTCGCCATCTCGTAGATTCGCAAGGGCAGGTCGTTTTCGGAGACGTGCATGTCCCGCATGATTGAGAACTGGCCGAAGCAGGCCGCGAACCGGAGCATCATCCGCCGGTCGCCCGAGTCGAAGCGGTACTGGCGCTCGCCGAACTTCTCGGCGTGTTCCCGAACCGCGCGGACGCCGAGGTCGTACATCACGGGCGTCTCGACCGGCATCCCGCCGTACTCGACCGCGAGGTCGTCGACGTACTCCATCAGCGAGTCGCGGATTACCTTCCCGCGGGGGTACCACCGGAGGTTGCTCACGTCGCTCAACTCGTCGTAACCCGCGATTTCCTTCTCCTGCATGAGTTCGACGTGGGGCGGTCGCTCGCCCGCGCTGGCGGTCTCGCCCTCCACCTCGCCAGTGACGAACGCGCGCATGTCGTCGCTCACGCGGTCGGAATCTTTAGCTTGGAGAGCGTCCACCGTCTCGCCCTCGGGGAACGCGAGTTTCCAGTCGCTCGGCGCGCGTTCGGCGGCTTCGTCGTCGCCGTCGCCTCGTTCGGGCGTGACGTGCCGGGAGAGTTCCGAGAGCGGGTGGCCCTTGCAGGCGACCTCGAACGACTTGTACCACCCGAAGGGGGCGCGCAGGACCTCGAAATCGTCGGCGAGCGCGGTTTCGAGGTCTTGGAGGACGGTCTTGGCACTGTCGGGGTTTGCGAGGTCCTCGCTCAGGTGGGCGTAGGGGTAGAGGACGACATTCCGGGTGTTCAACTGGTCGGCAACGTCGCGGAGTTCGTCGGCGGCGTTCTCGACCACGGCGTCTACGTCGGCCTCGTCCTCGCGCTCGACGCTGATAAAGGCGGTCACGCAGTCCTCCATCCGACCCGCCATCGGGACGCCCTCGGTCTCGGCGAGACCTTCCCCGGCCTCGGTGGTGGTCTCGAACTCGAGGTGGTCGGAGTGGACGAACAGGAGTCGCATGGAGTGAGTGACCGCGCGTGCGGTGAAAAGTGTACGGGGGTCGGCTATCGGCACGGGTGAGTTTTGGCGTCGAACGGCCGAGAATCGCAACCGTACCGTACGCAACAACACCGCGACCGTACATCACGACGACGAGAACGCTAGCTTCGGGCTTGAATTGTGGAAGACAAGAGGAACTAGCTTCGGGCTTGAATTGTGGAAGACAAGAGGAACTAGCTTCGGGCTCGAGCCAATCGAGACCGCAACCGCACCGCGACGCCTCACGCCTCCCCAACCTCGTCGGCCGCCTCCGGCGGCCGACTCCCTCGCGCGGGTTGGCGCGACCACGACGGTCGCGCCAGCGCGCGCCGATAGAGAATTAAATAGGATTCTTAAAGCAATATTTAGATACTCTTAAGCAATAGAAATATATTTTATACGCGGCAGAACGGCTTCACCGCGAACGCTCCGGGGACGCGACCACCGAACGCGCTCGGCCGACCACCCGAACAGGCATAAAGCACGTTACCGTGACACATCCTACGGAGTGACACGATGAGGTGGACGAAAACGGTCTCGGCGGTCGTACTTGCACTGGCGGTATCGGTGGGCGGACTGGGAGCGTTCTGGACGCCGGTGGCGTCGGCGTCCCACCAGTCGGTGACGATTGACTCGCCCTCGGAGGGCGACCAGTACTTCGTGGGCGAGGCAGTCTCCATCAACGGGACGGCGAACGGGAGCGTCGGGTCTGTCGCGCTCTACGCGCGGGCCAGCGGCGATTGGCTGTTGCTCGACGTGAATCAGGACGGGGTTCGGGACGGAAGCGACACGCTCACGGTCGACACGGACGGGAGTTGGTCGGTTCGGAACCTCGTCCTCGCGGACTCGAACCCGATACTGTCGTACCCCGGCAACTACCAGCTAGGTGCCGTCGATGCCGCCGAGGTCGGCGAGAACGGGTCGGTCCCGAGTAGTCTTCCGGCGAACAGACTCCTCGAGGCCGGAGGCGCGCAGTCCTCGCTCCGAATCGAGCGCGCGCGACTCGAAGGGAGCTTCCTGACCGTCGGCGGCGAACTCCCGACCGAGAACGCCGAGATTACCGTCGAGGGGACCGCACGCGGCGCGCAGGAACTGCTCGTCGTCCTCGTAGACTCGCGCGGGAACGTCGCGGCCGACCGGATAGCCGTCCCGCGCGGAAGCGGTTCGTTCGACCAAGACGTGGCGCTTCTGACCCCGGACGGCGAGCAACTCGCCGAGGGCCAGACGACCGGGTACGTACTCGCGGTCGGTCGAGACAACCGGGTCGGCGACGGACTCCTCCCCGACGGGTCGAACGCCACTCTCGACGCGCTCGCGGAGTACCTCACCACCTCGCCGGGTCGACTCGACGCGTGGCAGGTCCGCGAGCGACTCCTCGGCCAGACAGTCGACGAGGCGGGGAGCGACGACCTTCTGGTCTCGACCCAGTTTCGCTACGCCGAGAAGTCTACTACCGTCTCCAGCGTCACGCCCGAGAGTCTGGTCGGTGCGGAGGGAATCTACGCGGTCACTGCCGGGGAGACGATGGTCGTCCGCGGCCGGACCAACCGACTCCCCGACGAGAGTACGATTATGGTCGAAGCGACCGACGGACCGACTCCCAGTCGCATCTCGACCGCGTGGACCCAAGACTGGAACTTGGACGGCAACTGGGCGGTGTCCATGAACACCGACGGCGTTGAACCGGGTCGCTACACCCTGACGGTGGACGTGGACGGCGACACCGCCGACCAAGTGCAGGTCCGGATACTCCCCTCGTTCGGGAACGTGACGCCGGGATAACGGTCGGTCCCCGGACCGAAGTCACTCACCGCTTCTCGCTGATTCGCGGGTCCAACACGGCGTACAGCACGTCCTGCAGGAAGTTGGCCGCGATGCCGACGAACGCGATGACCATGGTCGTCCCGACGACGACCGGCACATCGCGCTTCTCGATGGCGTAGAGGCTCAGCGCGCTCAGTCCCTGAATGCCGAATATCTCCTCGATGACGTAGATGTTGACCACGAGGACCGCCACCATGTCGGTGAAGAAAAGCGACAGGATGGGGACCGCGGCGTTCCGGAGGACGTGGCGAGCGACCGACAGGCGCGAGACGCCCTTGGCCTTGAGCGCCGCGACGAACTCGGCGTTGACGTACTCCATCGACTCCGCGCGTGCGTACCGGAGTTGCCCGGCGAACAGGCCCGACGACAGCACCAGCGCCGGGAGGACGAACTGCTTCAGGTGCGAGACGCTCCAGAACGCCCCGCCCGAGAAGTCGGGTTGTCCGACGCCAAGACCCGACGACCCGACCTGCACCGCGAACGCCAGCGTCACGATTTCCGCGAGCCAGAAGTTCGGCACCCCGAGTCCGAGATAGGCGGTCAGACTCGACACCCGGTCGAAGATGCCCCGGCGGTTGAACGCCGCGTAGAGACCAATCACCACTCCGTTTATCAGCGACACCAACAGCGCCGGGACGACGTACAGCGCGGTGTAGGGAAGTCTGTCGCGTATCAGCGACGTGACCGGGACGCCGAAACTGTACGACCGCCCCCACTCGAACGTCGAAACGGCCACTACCCAGCGACCGTATCGCTCGACCAGCGGTTCGTCCAAGTTCCGCGTCGCTCGGTAGACCCGAATCGCGCTCTGCACGTCTTCGGTACTCCCGCCTTTCTTCGACACCTGATAGGCCACCAACGCCTGATTCGGGTCCGGTGTGGCCGCGACGAAGACGAACGCCACGCTCGTCACCAGATAGACGGCGACGAGCGCGACGATTGTCCGACGAGTAACGTGTCGGAGCAGTCCCATCGTTCTCCGTTGCCGAGGACAGAAAATTAACACTTGCGGTCGACTCTCGGGGTCGATGGTACCGATACCCACGGCAGGGTCGAACGGGACGCCGCCACGACAGTTACGACAGAATCTCAATATTTATTTGCGGTGGGTGACAATCGCTCCCACGTTCACATGGGCGGCGACGTAGGGTACGACGGCGCGGCGACGACCCGACGAGCGTCGGTCGGCGGCCGATTCGCGGCGTTCGGTCTCGGGACACTCGGTCTCGGCGTCGGGTTCGCAATCGACCGATTCGTCCGCGGGGACCGACCGCTGGTCGCGGGTATCGACCCCTCCGGGTTGGACTGGCTTTTCGCCCTCTCGTGGCTTGCGCTGGCGACGTTCGTCGTCTGGCCGCTTGTCGCGCGTCCGCGGATGACTCGCACCTACTGGGGACGACTCCGGACGAACCGGTTGGCAGTCGCCAGCCTCGCGTACCTCGTCGTCTTCTTGGTCGTCGGCACCGTCGGTCCGTGGTTCCTCGAACCCGACTTGAACTTCGGCCACGCCAACCAACCGCCGATGTTCTTCACCATCACCGACGGACTCGTCTACAACTGCCTCGGTCCGGTCGTGGACGGTCGGTGTCACGGGACTCTGCGCTATCCCCTCGGGACCAACGGCACCGGCAAGAGCGTCCTCGCGCTGTTGGTGTCGGGGATGCGCGTGAGCCTGCTGGTCTCGCTCGTCTCGGCGACGATTCTGGTTCCGGTCGGCGTCACCATCGGCGTCGTCGCCGGGTACGCGGGCGGATGGACCGATACCCTGTTGATGGGCTACGTGGACGTGCAACAGACGCTTCCGGCGTTCGTCCTCTATCTCGTCCTCATCTTCCTATTCGACAAGGGACTGTTGCTGGTCGTCCTCGTGTTCGGCCTGACCAGTTGGGGCGGCACCGCCCGGATGGTCCGGAGCGAAGTCCTCCAGCGTCGGCGCGAGGGCTACGTCACGGCCGCACGGAACGCGGGCGCGAGCCACTGGCACGTCCTCAGAAAGCACGTCCTCCCGAACGTCTCTTCGACCGTCGCAACCGCGATGAGCCGACAGATTCCCGTCTTCCTGCTGACCGAGGCGGCCATCGCCTACCTCGAACTCAACAACCTCCTGTTGATGTCGTGGGGCGAAATCATCGCGCTCGAACTCCGGAAGGGGTTCCCGAAGACGTGGTGGGCCTCGACGTTCGCGGTGGCGCTGTTGGCGACGACGATAGTCTCGTTCAGCGTCCTCGGAGACGCGATGCGGGACGTACTCGACCCGAAGGAGTCGGCGTAGCGACCGGTTCCCAGTTCTCGAAAACGACGACCCGGTACTAAGCCCGAGAGGGCGTAGTGACACGTATGACCAGTTCACAAGCCCTCGCCGACTCCGCGATGGTGGTCGCACTCAAGACCATCACGCTGGCGCTCGGCATCGCGCTGACCTACTTCGCGTACGAGGCGTATCGCCGGACGAACGTCGCTGCGCTCCGCGCGCTCTCGGTCGGGTTCGGTCTCGTGACGACCGGCACCGTCCTCGGCGGCGTCGTCCACCAGTTTACCGCCCTCAGCATCGCCGACGGCATCGTCGTCGAGAGCGTCTTCATGGCCCTCGGGTTCGGCGTCCTGACCTACTCGCTGTACGCGGAGACGTAGCTCGCACTTTCGGAGAACCGAAACCGGAGAATCGTCGCTATTCGAGCGTAATGTTCGACAAAATGATGCTCCGTCTGGGATTTGAACCCAGGTCATCGGCTCGAAAGGCCGAAATGATTGGCCGGACTACACCAACGGAGCGTTAGCTTCCATCCGGGTCCTCTTCCGGACGCATTTTGACGAATGGACCGCATGCTTATAAACCCAACTAAATCGTTCTATCAGCGTGGTGTGGTTTAGCATGTCTGTCCCGACCACCCTCTCGTTCCGCCTCGAATAGTAACTCTATCGGAGCGTCGAGAGTTATCTTTCCGTGTTCGGCTCGGCCGTGGCATCGTTTACGGAGGAGTACGAGGTTTTCCCCACGGTGGGCGTCTTTCGTTGAGCAGTTCTCCGACTGGCGAAAGAGTCGGACGGGCACGATGTGGTGAACCTCCAGACGGTACTCCGACCCGACGTGACCGCGTGCTGGCATACCTCGCCGCGTTCTCGAACGTCCTCGCGTGCAACCGACCAACCGGAGCCGTAGTGGTTGCTGTAGCCGCCTCGCCAGTTCGGGTTTCGCTCTCCTGCCGTCGATTCGCTCATTCTTCGACGAGTCTCCTTCGAACGAGTGAGGATGATTCTCGCCACGTATCTATCGTGTCGGAATACTGAACTTCTCCATGTACTTCCGGATAGCTCTCGGTGAAACGCCGCACTCTTCGGCGATTTTCTGCTGTGTGAGACCCCCCTTCTGGTATTTTACTTCGAGCCAGTGTCCACTTCGATACCGCCCCATCTATAGTCGGGTTAGACTTCCTAGACTATAAAGCACTACGACTTCCGAGAGAAAAGGACGAATAGAACCGATACGATGGCCACCGATACCGGATGGCCCTCGCTTCGCTTTTTCGGAAACGCCGTTCGCTTACTTCCCTTCGAACTCCGGTTCGCCGTCCCCCATGAAGGCGGTAATGCCCTCCATCAGGTCGTCGGTGTTCATCAGGTGGCCGAAGGCCTGAGACTCGACTTCGAGACCGGCATCGGTGTCGTCGCGGCCCGCGAGCATCGCGCGCTTGGTGTACTTCTGGGCGATGGGCGGTCCGGCGGCGAGGTCCGCGGCGAGTTCGAAGGCGCGGTCCTCGAACGCGGGGACCTCCACGACTTCGTTGACGAAGCCGTAATCTTCCATCGTCTCGGCCTCGAAGCGGTCGGCGGTGAAGATGATTTCTTTCGCGCGGCCCTCGCCGACGATGTGCTTGAGGCGCTGGGTCCCGCCCCATCCGGGCAGGAGACCCAAGTCGTGTTCCGGTTGGCCGAACTCCGAGCGGTCGCTGGCGACGCGCATGTCGGCGCAGGTCGCCATCTCCATCCCGCCGCCGAGACAGTAGCCGTCGATGCCCGCCACGACCGGCATCGGGCAGGCTTCGAGTTTGCCGAAGGTGTCTTGGCCCTTCTTCGAGAGTTCGACCGCCTGAATCGGGTCGCCCCCGCCCGCGGCCATGCTCTGTACGTCCGCGCCCGCGGAGAAGGCCTTGTCTCCCTCGCCGACGAGCAGGAGCGCGCGCACGTCGTCGTCCTCGGTCAGAGCTTCGACGGCCTCGCCGAGTTCGTCCAGCAGTTCCTCGCTGACGGTGTTCATCCGGTGTGGTCGGTCGAGGACGACCTTCCCGACCATCTCGCCCGGTTTCTCGACGCGGATGTTGTCGTAGTCGTACGCGCCCTCCTCGCCCTCGGATTCCTCGTCGCCGCCGTAGAAACCGCCCTCGGCGGCGGCCTCACGGAGGTAGTCGCTGGCCTCGTACCGGGCCGCACCGGTCTCGTCGTGGAGTTCGTTCAGGGTGTCGGCGAGCGCGTCGAGACCCGCGTCGTCGGCCATCTTCGCCGGTCCCTCGGGGAAGCCAGCGCCGAGCATGACCGCCTCGTCGATTGCGTCGGGGTCGGCCACGTCGTTGGCGACGAGTTTGGCGACTTCGTTGGCCATCACCGCTTGGAGGCGGCGAACCGCGTCCTCGCTCCCGGCGTCGGTGGGGATGTCCGCGCCGCCCTCGTCGTAGTCGTAGAAGCCCTCGCCGGTCTTCTTGCCGAGTTTCTCGGCCTCGACTTTCTCCACGAGGAGCGGGCACGGTTCGTAGGCCTCGCCCAACACGTCGTTCATGTAGTCCAAAACGTGGTAGCCAACGTCGATTCCCACTTGGTCGGCGAGTTCGAAGCTCCCCATCGGCAGGCCCATGTCGAACTTGGTCGCGCTATCGACTTCCGCGACGGTGTAGTCGCCGGATTCGACCATCCACGCCGCCTCGTTCATCAGGGGAACGAGGATGCGGTTGACGATGAATCCGGGACTGTCCTTCCGGACCCGGACGGGCGTCTTGCCCATCGCCTCGGCGAGGTCCTCGGTGAGGTCCAGCACCTCGTCGTCGGTGTGTTCGCCCGAGATGACCTCCACGAGTTGCATCCGGACCGGCGGGTTGAAAAAGTGCATCCCGCAGAAGCGCTCGGGTCGCTCGGTGACTTCCGAGAGTTCCGTGACCGAGAGGCTGGAGGTGTTGGTGGCGAAAATCGTGTGGTCGGGCGCGTACTCTTCGAGTTCGCCGTACACGTCCTTCTTAATGTCCATCTTCTCGGGGACCGCCTCGACCACGAAGTCGGCGTCTTCGACGGCCTCCTCGAAGTCCACGATGGGAGTCACTCGGTCGAGGGCGGCGTCGGCCTCCTCGTCGGAAATCTGGTCTTTCTCGGCGAGTTTGTCGAGGCTCCACTCTATCTGGTCGTAGCCGTTCTGGACGAACTCGTCTTTGATGTCGCGCAGGTTGACCTCGTACCCGGCGAGTGCCGCGACTTCGGCGATGCCGTGGCCCATGTTGCCCGCTCCGAGAACCGCGATGGTGTTGATATTATCTACTTCCATGTTCGTGGAGTCGGTTGCCGGGCGTTTGAACGTTTCCCTATCGCAGGTTAGAAACTCTCTTCCAGTTTACTCTCGGTTACGAAGAGATTTAGGGCAGGGTATGTAATCCGGACACATGGACTTCGGACTCTCCGACGAACAGAAGCAGATTCGAGAGGAAGTGCGGCGATTCGCCGAGAACGAAATCGCTCCGGTCGCCAAGGAGTACGACGTAGAGGAGAAGTACCCCCACGACCTCATGGACGAGGCCGCCGAGATGGGCCTGCTCGGTGCCCACATCCCGCTGGAGTACGGCGGTGCGGGCTACAGCAACCTCGAATCGGCCATCATCACCGAGGAGTTGTTCGCGGTGGACCCCGGCATCGGTCTCTGCATCACGTCGGCGGCGTTCGGTGCGGACGCCATCATGGAGTTCGGTACCGACGACCAGAAAGAGCGCTTCCTGACGCCGGTCGCGGAGGGCGAGGCCATCATGGGCGCGGCAATCTCGGAACCCGACACGGGGTCGGACGTGTCGAGCGTCTCCACCTCCGCCGAGAAGGACGGCGACGAGTGGGTCGTCAACGGAAACAAGATGTGGATTACCAACGGGTCGGTCGGCGACTACTACGTCGTCCTCTGTCAGACCGACCCCGACGCCGACGGCCGGTACAACGGCTTCAGTCAAATCGTCGTGGAGTCGGACCGCGACGGCTTCGAGGCCGACAAGATTACGGGCAAACTCGGCATTCGGGCCTCTGACACCGCCGAACTCATTCTGGACGACGTGCGCGTGCCCGAGGAGAACCTCATCGGCACCCGCGGCATGGGCTTCCTCCAGCAGATGCAGTTCTTCGACGAGACCCGAACCGCCGTCGCCGCCCAAGGCGTCGGCATCGCCAAGGGCGCGTCCGAGGCGGCGCTCGACTACGCCAAAGAGCGCGAGCAGTTCGACCGCCCCATCTCGGAGTTCCAAGCCATCCAGCACAAACTCGCCGAGATGCACACCCAGACCGAGGCGGCGCGCAACCTGACCTACAAGGCGGCGTGGAACGTCGACCAAGGCGAGGACATCACGAAACTGGCGAGCATGGCCAAGGAGTTCGCCTCTAAAGTCGCCGTGGACGTGGCCAACGAAGCGGTCCAGATTCACGGTGGCTCGGGCTACGTCAACGACTTCCCGGTCGAGCGGTTCTACCGCGACGCCAAGATTACCCAAATCTACGAGGGCACCACCGAGATTCAGAAGAACATCATCGCTCGGGAGTTGCTCGGTAAGGGCTTCTAGACGACCTTTTTATTGCGAACGCAGTCGCCACCGGCGACTGCGTTCGATAAAAGCTCGACCAAAAAGCCGTCGTCACTCCCTCCGAAGCGCCGGGGGCGCTTCTCCGGGGTTCCTCGGCCCGCGAGCGAGGAGCGCCGACGGCGCTCCTCGCTCGCGGAAGAATCGCTGGTACTCACCGCGCCGCGACCGCACGGCACCGCGACCGCCACCGCTCAGCACAGCGTCGCGACCGCACGGCACCGCACTCCCCGCTTCGGTCACTCGAAACGAAAGACAATTGCTAGAGAATTAAATACACATCTAAAAGCAATATATCTCTTTTTCAAACGTCGGATGAGCGTGCCGACTCACGCAATCTGCCACGTCCACCGCGAGTCCAGATAGTACCGATACAAGCCGCTGATGAAGATGGCGAACCCGTTGGCGAGCAGGTACATGAGTCCGGCCCAGTTGACGAACGCCCACAGCAGACCGAGTTGGAGCGGAATCGCCGTCCCGCGCACGACGTTCGTCCGGAGCAGACCCACCAGATAGTCCGACCGGGCGTGGTGACGCGAGTGCTGGAACGTCCACGCGTTGTTCGCAAAGAACTGGAGGATGATGGTCAACTCGATTGCGAGCGTCGCCGCGAACAGGTAGTTGAGACCGCCGTACTCGACGAGTAGCCAGAGGACCGCCGTCTGTACGAGAGCGGCGCTCGCCCCGACGACGACGAACCGATAGAGGCGGACGAACGTCGGGTGTTTCGTCACGTTCCG
It contains:
- a CDS encoding 3-hydroxyacyl-CoA dehydrogenase/enoyl-CoA hydratase family protein, whose protein sequence is MEVDNINTIAVLGAGNMGHGIAEVAALAGYEVNLRDIKDEFVQNGYDQIEWSLDKLAEKDQISDEEADAALDRVTPIVDFEEAVEDADFVVEAVPEKMDIKKDVYGELEEYAPDHTIFATNTSSLSVTELSEVTERPERFCGMHFFNPPVRMQLVEVISGEHTDDEVLDLTEDLAEAMGKTPVRVRKDSPGFIVNRILVPLMNEAAWMVESGDYTVAEVDSATKFDMGLPMGSFELADQVGIDVGYHVLDYMNDVLGEAYEPCPLLVEKVEAEKLGKKTGEGFYDYDEGGADIPTDAGSEDAVRRLQAVMANEVAKLVANDVADPDAIDEAVMLGAGFPEGPAKMADDAGLDALADTLNELHDETGAARYEASDYLREAAAEGGFYGGDEESEGEEGAYDYDNIRVEKPGEMVGKVVLDRPHRMNTVSEELLDELGEAVEALTEDDDVRALLLVGEGDKAFSAGADVQSMAAGGGDPIQAVELSKKGQDTFGKLEACPMPVVAGIDGYCLGGGMEMATCADMRVASDRSEFGQPEHDLGLLPGWGGTQRLKHIVGEGRAKEIIFTADRFEAETMEDYGFVNEVVEVPAFEDRAFELAADLAAGPPIAQKYTKRAMLAGRDDTDAGLEVESQAFGHLMNTDDLMEGITAFMGDGEPEFEGK
- a CDS encoding GtrA family protein produces the protein MGDSGYRNVTKHPTFVRLYRFVVVGASAALVQTAVLWLLVEYGGLNYLFAATLAIELTIILQFFANNAWTFQHSRHHARSDYLVGLLRTNVVRGTAIPLQLGLLWAFVNWAGLMYLLANGFAIFISGLYRYYLDSRWTWQIA
- a CDS encoding ABC transporter permease, whose translation is MGLLRHVTRRTIVALVAVYLVTSVAFVFVAATPDPNQALVAYQVSKKGGSTEDVQSAIRVYRATRNLDEPLVERYGRWVVAVSTFEWGRSYSFGVPVTSLIRDRLPYTALYVVPALLVSLINGVVIGLYAAFNRRGIFDRVSSLTAYLGLGVPNFWLAEIVTLAFAVQVGSSGLGVGQPDFSGGAFWSVSHLKQFVLPALVLSSGLFAGQLRYARAESMEYVNAEFVAALKAKGVSRLSVARHVLRNAAVPILSLFFTDMVAVLVVNIYVIEEIFGIQGLSALSLYAIEKRDVPVVVGTTMVIAFVGIAANFLQDVLYAVLDPRISEKR
- a CDS encoding threonine--tRNA ligase; its protein translation is MRLLFVHSDHLEFETTTEAGEGLAETEGVPMAGRMEDCVTAFISVEREDEADVDAVVENAADELRDVADQLNTRNVVLYPYAHLSEDLANPDSAKTVLQDLETALADDFEVLRAPFGWYKSFEVACKGHPLSELSRHVTPERGDGDDEAAERAPSDWKLAFPEGETVDALQAKDSDRVSDDMRAFVTGEVEGETASAGERPPHVELMQEKEIAGYDELSDVSNLRWYPRGKVIRDSLMEYVDDLAVEYGGMPVETPVMYDLGVRAVREHAEKFGERQYRFDSGDRRMMLRFAACFGQFSIMRDMHVSENDLPLRIYEMATYSFRREQRGEVVGLKRQRAFTMPDMHTATRDLGRAKEELRAQAKLALRTGDDLGLNYEPAIRVTSEFYDDNEAWVESLVEDLGKPALLEVLPERHHYWSAKIDFAAIDSLGRSIENPTVQIDVESAERFDITYDTGDETRHPPILHYSPSGGIERVVAALLETAAKQETPRLPTWLSPTQVRFVPVGEEHVEYCDALADDFESDGIRADVDDRDESVGKRIARAETDWVPYYAVVGDREVADDEAFKVTVRGEQTERELTFEELREAVLADIGDLPKKRRYLPKHVSRRPNFTGR
- a CDS encoding helix-turn-helix domain-containing protein is translated as MGRYRSGHWLEVKYQKGGLTQQKIAEECGVSPRAIRKYMEKFSIPTR
- a CDS encoding HNH endonuclease gives rise to the protein MPARGHVGSEYRLEVHHIVPVRLFRQSENCSTKDAHRGENLVLLRKRCHGRAEHGKITLDAPIELLFEAEREGGRDRHAKPHHADRTI
- a CDS encoding DUF7521 family protein codes for the protein MTSSQALADSAMVVALKTITLALGIALTYFAYEAYRRTNVAALRALSVGFGLVTTGTVLGGVVHQFTALSIADGIVVESVFMALGFGVLTYSLYAET
- a CDS encoding acyl-CoA dehydrogenase family protein, yielding MDFGLSDEQKQIREEVRRFAENEIAPVAKEYDVEEKYPHDLMDEAAEMGLLGAHIPLEYGGAGYSNLESAIITEELFAVDPGIGLCITSAAFGADAIMEFGTDDQKERFLTPVAEGEAIMGAAISEPDTGSDVSSVSTSAEKDGDEWVVNGNKMWITNGSVGDYYVVLCQTDPDADGRYNGFSQIVVESDRDGFEADKITGKLGIRASDTAELILDDVRVPEENLIGTRGMGFLQQMQFFDETRTAVAAQGVGIAKGASEAALDYAKEREQFDRPISEFQAIQHKLAEMHTQTEAARNLTYKAAWNVDQGEDITKLASMAKEFASKVAVDVANEAVQIHGGSGYVNDFPVERFYRDAKITQIYEGTTEIQKNIIARELLGKGF
- a CDS encoding ABC transporter permease; translated protein: MGGDVGYDGAATTRRASVGGRFAAFGLGTLGLGVGFAIDRFVRGDRPLVAGIDPSGLDWLFALSWLALATFVVWPLVARPRMTRTYWGRLRTNRLAVASLAYLVVFLVVGTVGPWFLEPDLNFGHANQPPMFFTITDGLVYNCLGPVVDGRCHGTLRYPLGTNGTGKSVLALLVSGMRVSLLVSLVSATILVPVGVTIGVVAGYAGGWTDTLLMGYVDVQQTLPAFVLYLVLIFLFDKGLLLVVLVFGLTSWGGTARMVRSEVLQRRREGYVTAARNAGASHWHVLRKHVLPNVSSTVATAMSRQIPVFLLTEAAIAYLELNNLLLMSWGEIIALELRKGFPKTWWASTFAVALLATTIVSFSVLGDAMRDVLDPKESA